ATATAAAAAAAGCAAATAGCTTAGGAGCAATTTTTACAGCTTCAAGTGAAATTCCGAATCCCACTAAATATGAAAATAACCACGATGGAAAAAGTGATGATAAAACAGGAAATCCAGATTTGGATCAGTTTTCTTCGACTGGGGCGTATGCAAATCAGTTTAACACATGGATACAGACAATCGTTGAAACTGCAAAACTCGCAGTAGCGCCTGACGGCACACCTATTCCCTGGGTATTAAGAGTATTCCATGAGCAAAATGGAGATTGGCCTTGGTGGGGAGAGCCAAATCAGTCCCATAATAAAATAAAAGCTGCATTCAGGCGTGTTCATGAAGCGCTTGTTGCGGCGGGTGTAAGAGATCAGATACTTCTTGCATATGCACCAAACGGTGATTTTGGAGGCGGAAGTGATTTAAATAGATATATGGCAGATTATCCCGGTGATGATGTAATAGATGTACTGGGATACGATGCGTATTGGCAGTCTGCAAGTCAAAGTGAAGCAAATTGGATTAATCTTGTTGCAGGAGATATGCGTATGATCGGAAATCAGGCAAAATCAACAGGGAAAGTGGCGGCTCTTACAGAATATGGTCGCTTGGGAAGCCACGCAATGTCAGCTACAAATAATACATGGTTTCAGACACCTGTTGCACAGGCTCTTCAAGGCACAGGTACATCTTATGCTATGACTTGGACTCAATGGCCTACAGAATATCAGCTTCCATGGGTAGGTCATGTTGCAGAAAATGATATGAAAACAGCGCCATGGCTTTTGGCACCAATTAATTTAAATGCAGGAAGTCCTATGAATACTTCAGTAACATCAGGAAATTTAAATATCAGACAGAATGTAAATTTGGACAATTCATCAGATTTGTTTTACAGTTCAAACTTTAATCTGTCAAATATTACGCTTGATGCGGGGAATACAATCTCAGGTTCAACTGTTGCAGGAAATAAAAATTATATTTTAGGGCAGACAAATTATGTGGGTTCATCAGGGAATAATGCTATCCAGGTAACAAATAAAGGTGTAATAAATTTCACTGGAAATAATACAACAGCCTTGCTATCTGACAATGGAACTGTAACGAATGATACAACAGGAACAATTAAATTGACAGGTACAGGAAATGTGGGGATGCTTGGTTCAGCAAATTCCGTAATAGAAAACAGGGGAAATATAGAAGTAGGATCTCAAAGTGTTGGAATTTATGGAGTGAATGTTCTTCCCGCAAACAATATATGGGGTAATAAAAATATAAGTATAAGTAATTCAGGAAATATAGTAGCCGCTGCAGGTGGTAGGGATATAGTTGGAATATTTGCTGCAAATAACGGGGCAGTTTCCACTATCAACAGCAGTGGTAACATTGATTTGTCAAGTGCGACAAACAGTGTTGGAATAGCAGTTTCAAATGGAACATTGCAAGTGACAGGAAATATTCTTACAGGAGATAACAGTGTTGGAATATATGCGGTTGGAGAAAACACATCTGTAGGGCAGAATTCTGCACTTAATACAGGAAATAACAGTGTAAATGTTCTTTTATCGGGTGATAATCAGGTGTTAAGCAGTCAGACCGACAAAGTCATTATTGGAAATAATTCATTTGGGTATGTTGCAACAGGTCAGAATAATAATATAGTAACAGGATATGCAGGAAATACAGGCTCTGTAACATTAAATACAAATTCTGTATTTCTATATTCATCAGATAAAACAGGAAATATTATAAATTATAATCATCTGAAATCAGCAGGGAATCAAAATTACGGATTGATAACAGCAGGAAAGTTGATTAATTATGGAAATATAGATTTTGGTTCAGGAACAGGAAATGTAGGTATTTACAGTTATTCTAAAAATGCCATAACAACTCCACAGGTAGCAGAGAATTTAGGAACAATAACAGTATCACGGTCAACGGTAGGAAATATTGGAATAGGAATGGCTGCAGGATATGAAGATGGACTTGGATATGTTAAAAATTCGGGAATAATAAAAGTAACAACTCCTGGAAGTGTAGGAATGTATGCTACAGGAAATGGCTCTATCGCGGAAAATGCAGGAACAATTGAATTAAGCGGAACATCAAGAAATATAGGAATGTATGTAGATAACGGAGCAACAGCTCTAAATACAGGAACGATTACAACAACAGGAACAGGAAATAATGGACAGATAGGAATAGCGGTATTCAACGGTACCTTAAATAACCAGGGAAGCATTAATATTGATGCTTCAAACGGCTATGGACTTTTGCTGTCGAACGCTGTCATAAAAAATTACGGCAGCATGAATATCACAACAGGAAGCGGAGCGTTGCCAATACTTGAGAAGAAAACAGCGACAGGACTTGAAAAAGCAATGGGAACAGATGGAATAGACAGAATAAAAATAAATACTGCCAATGGGACAATAACCTTAAATAATACACCGCAGGAAATACAACTTGTAAATACAGTTAATCCTAAGGCTTCATCAAACGTCTCAAATCCTGTTTCATCAGTGGGTATTTATGTGGACACTTCGGGAGTAGCGAAAACTAATCCTGTTAATAATTTAGGAGCTCTTGCCAATATGCAGTCGGCAGATTTGATAATAGGAACTGAAGCGGCACAGAGTACTGATAAAAAATATATTCAGTTAGGACAAAACATTACGTCTCCTTTCATCGGTATGATAAAAAATTCAGGAATAAAAGAATGGAATGTGTATTCAGGAAGTCTTACTTGGATGGCTGGGATGACAGCGAATACGAATGGAATAGGAAATATATATTTAGCAAAAGTTCCATATACAGTGTTTGCAGGGGATAAGGAAAATTCAAGACAGACGTATAATTTTTTAGATGGACTGGAACGGAGATATGGAGTGGAAAAAGAAGGCTCTGAAAAGGAATTATTTAATAAATTAAACAATATAGGAAATAATGAAGAGATATTATTTACTCAAGCAGTAGACGAAATGATGGGGCACCAGTATGCGAATGTTCAATCAAGGATAAAAACAACAGGAGATACAGTAACTAGGGAAGTAAACGGTTTGATAAAAGATGAAGCTGAACAGAATGACAGAATAAAAGTGTTTGGTTCAAAAGATGAATATAAGACAGATACAGCAGGAATAACTGATTATAAAAATAATACTTATGGGATAGCTTATGTCCATAAAAATGATTTAGATTCTGACGATACAGGAGGCTGGTATGCTGGAGCAGTGAACAATAACTTTCAGTTCAAGGATATAGGAAAGTCAAGAGAAAATCAGACGCTGTTCAAAGGTGGAGTGTTTAAGACGGTCACATTTGACAAGGATAAAAATTTGAAATGGACAGTATCAGGAGAAGGTTTTTTTGGAATAAACAGCATGAACAGAAGATTTCTTGTTGTAGACAATGTATTTAATGCAAAATCAAATTATTATTCATACGGATTGGGGATGAGGAACGAAATTGGAAAAGAAATAAGATTAAATGATAAAATGAGCATTCGACCGTATGGGGCATTGAATATGGAATATGGAAGATTTAACAGAATCAAGGAAAAAAATGGAGATATGCGATTAAAAGTAAAAGAAAATGATTATTTTTCAGCAAAGCCTGAAATAGGAACGGAATTTAAATATGTCCAGCCACTGACAGCAAATACAACATTAGTACTAGGAACAGGAATAGCATATGAAATAGAACTTGGAAGTATGGGTGCGAATAGAGCGAAAGTAGCCTATACCGATGCAGACTGGTACAATTTGAGAAGCGAAAAGGAAGGCAGAAAAGGAAATGTGAAGCTTGACTTAAACTTCGGAATACAAAATCAAGGATTGGGAGTGACTGCAAATTTGGGATATGATACGAAAGGTGACAACGTAAGAGGAGGACTTGGAATTAAAGCAAGTTTTTAAGGAATTGAAATTATTTACTACTTCATACAGAATATTCATAATATTTGGCTACTTTGAAAGATGTTGAAAAAGCATTGAAATTCTTGGAAAATAATCTGATAAAAAAGTAAAAATTTTGAAAATGTAAAAATATGAGGTATAATTAATAAAAATGAATCTTCTGGAGGTAAAAATGAAAAAAATTATTTTATTATTATTAGTTGTTTCAGCTGTTACATTTGCTGCTCCTGCAAATAAAAATAGAAATCAAAACTTAAATACGACTGTTCAAAATAGTAAAAAAGGGGAAACAGCAAAGGAAGCTTGGGAAAGAGTAAAACCTGAGATTAAAATACGGCTAAATAAAATTTCAAAAGATTTGGTTGCAGGAAATTATAAAGCAAGTTTTGATGAAATGCCAGAAAAATTTTTAACATACTTAGCTAAAAAGGGATCTATGTCTGTAAATGAACTTAAAAATATAACTATAAAAACGATGAGTAAACTAACAGATAATATGAAAATAATTGAAAATACCTATGATTTTGAAAATGTTAAAGTGGGGAAAACTGAAACAGGAAGAAATTATGTAATTATACCAACTAAAGTTACAATACTTTACGATGGGCAAAAAATAAGCGGTGAAGGAAAAACAATGGCATTTGAGGATGGAAATAAATGGTACATTATCAATTATGAAAAAGAGTATATGATTTTCTTAAAGGATGTGTATCCAGATTTAGCTAAAATAAAATAGAAATAATAAAAAATAGAATTGGAGGCTAAATGAAAAAAATAAGAATATACTTAATTGCAACTTCTATAGTAGTTTTTACATCCTGTGGAAATAAATATAGTGTTGAAAATTTGAAAAAAAACAATAATCTTTTAAAAGAAACAGTCCAAAAATGTAAAATAAAAAGAGATGAAAAAATCTGTAAAAATGTAGAAAAAGCACAGAGTGAACTGGCATTAGAAGCTTGGAATAAAGTAAAGCCTGAAATTGAAGCAAAGTTAGATAAAATATCAAAAGAGTTGTTAGCTGGAAATTTTACGACAAGTATGGAAAATACACCTGAAAGATTATGGGAATGGGAAGCAAAAAATGCTTCAACAACACCTCAAAAAGCAAAAGAAATAACATTACAACTATTGATGAATGCTTTAAAATATATAAAAATTGAAAAAGTTGAATATGATTTTGAAAATGTAAAAATAGGACAGACGAATACTGGAAGAAATTATGTAATTATACCGACAAAGAGTATAGTTTCTGGCCAAGGAAAAAAAGTAGAACTGAATCAAAAATCTTTGGTGTTTGAAGATAAAAATAAATGGTATATAGTAAATATTAACGAAAGAAATAAACACATCTTAAAAGAATTGTATTCTGATTTTAAAGACGTGAATATTGGTTAGTCAATTTTATAAATAGAACGAATAGTAAAAAATACTGGGGAGCAATTTTGCTGAGAATTAAACCCACATAACCTGTACAGATAATGCTGTCGGAGGGAGTATTTTATATAAAATAAGAAATAATTTTAAAGTTATTTTGCATACCTTTTCAAATTATTTTAGAAAATTTATAAAAATATAGAATCTCCTTGTGATAAGGGGATTTTTTTATACAAAGAAATTTTAAATAAAAAAACAGTTTTAAGGAAAGGGATGATAGATTATGAAAAAAAAAGAAATTAATGCGAGTATTGCAATTCAGGTATTGCCAAATGTTGTGGGAAATGAGGAAATTGTAAGAGTTGTTGATGAAGTTATTGAATTTATTAAAAGCAAAGGGTTAAAAATGAATGTTGCTCCATTTGAAACAACGGTAGAAGGGGATTTTGACGAGCTTATGGAAATTGTTAAGGAATGTCAAGTTGTGGCTGTGAAGGCAGGAGCTGATGGTGTAATGTCATATGTAAAAATAAATTATAAACCGAAGGGAGATATTTTAAAGATTGATGAAAAAATTTCAAAATATAACAGATAAAATTGCACCAGGTATTATTATTGCTGTATTATTGATGATTTGGCAAATTTTGTCAATGGTGAACATTATACCAAAATTTATGTTACCATCGCCGTTTGAAGTTGTAAAAGCGTTTGTTTTGGATTTTCCACTGCTTATGGAGCATACAAAAATTACTTTGCTTGAAGCATTTTTGGGGCTTGGTCTGGGAATAATTCTTGGATTTGCCGTGGCTGTTATTATGGACAGGTTTGAGTATGCATATAAAATGATTTATCCTGTTTTGATAATTAGTCAAACAATACCTACAGTTGCAATTGCACCGCTTTTGGTACTTTGGCTGGGATATGGAATATTGCCAAAGATTACGCTTATTGTTATGACTTCATTTTTTCCAATAACTATTGGGCTTCTGGATGGATTTAGCTCGGCTGACAAGGATATGCTGAATTTGTTAAAAACAATGGGAGCAACGCCATTTCAGAACTTTGTTCATGTCAAATTGCCAGGCTCATTAGGATATTTTTTCGCAGGGCTTAGAATTTCGGTTTCGTATTCTATAATTGGAGCAGTTGTAGCTGAATGGCTTGGTGGATTTAGCGGACTTGGAGTTTATATGACAAGAGTCAGAAAGTCGTATTCATTTGATAAGATGTTTGCAGTAATTTTTCTTATTTCTGCGATAAGCCTGCTACTTATGTATCTTGTAAAAAAAATACAGAAATGGTGCATGGTTTGGGAAAAGTAAATTTTTAAAGAAAAAAATTTCAAAAAAGTGAAGAGAGGTATAAAAAATGAAAAAAATTTCAAAAATTTTAATTTTATGTTTAATCTTGGTTTTGGCTGTTTCGTGTGGAAAATCTAAAAATAATCAGAAAATAAAAATTGTACTGGATTGGGTGCCAAATACTAATCATACGGGGCTTTATGTGGCAAAAGACTTGGGATATTTTAAGGAAGAAGGACTGGATGTGGAAATTGTGCAACCACCTGAAGGAAGTACAACGGCACTTATTGGAGCTGGAGGAGCAGAATTTGGAATAAGTTTTCAGGATACATTGGCAAAATCATTTGCAAAGGAGAATCCTGTACCAGTAACAGCTGTTGCGGCAATTCTTCAGCATAATACATCTGGAATTATTTCATTGAAGGAAAAAGGCATTGATTCGCCAAAAAAACTGGAAGGCAAAAAATATGCCACTTGGGAAGATAATATTGAGCAGGCTATTTTGAAAAAATTAGTAACAGATGATAAAGGCGATTTTTCTAAAGTAAAATTGATTCCTTATACTATAACGGATGTTGTAACTGGCTTAAAGACTGATGTTGATGCTGTTTGGGTTTATTATGCGTGGGATGGAATTGCTACAGAAAGGGCAGGACTTCAGACAAATTTTCTAAAAATTCGTGACTATGGAGAGGAACTTGACTATTATAGCCCTGTAATTATCGCAAATAATGACTTTCTGAAAAAAAATCCTGAAATTGCAAAAAAAGTTTTGAAGGCAATAAAAAAAGGGTATGAATACGCAATGAAAAATCCAGAGGAATCAGCAAAAATTTTGGTAAAAAATTCTCCAGAACTTGATATAAACCTTGTAACAGCCAGCCAAAAATGGATTTCTAAAGAATATCAGTCTGATGCAAAGGAATGGGGAATAATTGATGGGAACCGTTGGAACAGATTTTATGAATGGCTTTACAAAAATAAGGCTGTAGAACGTGAAATACCAAAGAATTTTGGGTATAGTAACGAGTATCTGAAATAGTAGAAAATTTATAAAAAGGAGAAATATTAAGTGAAGAAAGACAAAAAGCTTGAAATAAAAGATATTTCCATTTCTTTTGAAAATAAAAAAGTTTTGGAAAATGTTTCGATTGATTTGTATGAAAATGAGCTGGTTTGTATTTTAGGAGTGAGTGGTGCTGGGAAAACGACGTTATTTAACATTATTGCAGGACTTTTAAAGCCTGATTGTGGAAATGTCAAAATGAATGGAGAAGATATAACTGGAAAATCTGGAAAAATAAGCTATATGCTACAAAAAGATCTGCTTTTACCTCATAAAAAAATTATTGACAATGTGGCACTTCCACTTGTGATAAGGGGTGAAAATAAAAATAAGGCACGGGAAATTGCAAAGCCGTATTTTAAAGATTTTGGATTGGAAGGTACAGAAAATTTATATCCGAGTAAACTGTCAGGCGGAATGAAACAAAGGGCGGCATTGCTTAGAACATATTTATTTTCCAGCGAAGTCGCTCTTCTTGATGAGCCTTTCAGTGCATTGGATGCCATTACAAAGCATAAAATTCATAGCTGGTATCTGAACATAATGAACAAAATTAAGATGTCAACTTTATTTATCACTCATGATATTGATGAGGCGATACTGCTTTCTGACAGAATTTATATTTTGGCAGGAAGTCCAGGTAAAATTGCTGCACAAATAAATGTTGACTTGAAAAATAGTCAGGACAAGAGTTATAATAATGAAGAAGTTATAATGTCTGAAAAATTTATTCAATATAAGCGTGAAATATTGAAATATTTGTAAACTTTTTAAATTTGATTTTGAAATGATTTTACTATATAATAAAATAAAATATTGAAAGGAAGTTTGAAAAAATGGAAATAAGACATGTAGTAAATGAAGGATTTTTTATATTTGGAGAAAATGGAGATGAACTTGCAAAATTGACTTACAGAAAAGAAGGGGAAAAATTGTATTTTGAATCGACAGTCGTATCTTCTGAATTGCGAGGGCAAGGGATTGCAGGAAAATTATTTGATGCTGGTGTAAAATATGCAAGAGAAAATGGGTATAAAATTGTGCCAATTTGCAGTTATATTGTGAAAAAGTTTGAAAGTGGAGAATATGATGATTTAAAGGCATAATTTATTGAACTTTTTAGAAATTATGCAGATTTTGAATTGAAGAAAATATTTTAAATAAATTTACTTCAAAAATAAGTTTCAAGTAAAGTGTGTGTGTGGAAAGAAGGGAATTTACATGAAATTAGGAATTGTTGGTTCAGGGATGATTGTTCAGGAATTTTTGCCTAGTCTTGTTCAGTTGGAAGGACTGGAAATAGTGGGGATGCAAGGGACAAAAAAGAGTATTGGAAAAGTTGAGGAAATTTGTGTAAAATATGGTATTTTGAAATTTACTGATGATTTTAATAAACTTTGTGAATTTGGGATTGACACTGTTTATATTGCTGTTCCGAATTTTTTACATTTTGAATATTGTAAAAAAGCATTGGAAAAAGGTCTGAATGTTATTGTTGAAAAGCCGATGACAACTAATTATAGGCAAGCTAAAGAATTGTCAGATTTGGCAAAGGAAAAAAAATTGTTTTTATTTGAAGCAATAACGACACTTTATTTTGAAAACTATAAAAAAATAAAAGATTGGATTGGTAAAATTGGAGATGTGAAACTTGTTCAGAGCCAGTATAGTCAGTATTCCAGCAGATATGACGCTTTTAAGAGAGGAGAAATTCTGCCTGTATTTGATCCTGAAAAAGCTGGAGGAGCATTGATGGACTTGGGACTGTATAATTTACATTATGTTTTAGGACTTTTTGGAAAGCCTGAAAATGCGAAGTATTATGCTAATATTGAGCAAAATATTGATACAAGTGGAGTTCTTATGATAGAATACAAAAATTTCAATGCTATGTGTGTATGTGCAAAAGATAGTGAAGGGAAAAGAATAGGTGTGATTCAAGGAAGTGAAGGAAAAATCATAAGTGAAGAAGCACCATCACTTGTCGGAAAAGTCACATTGAAAATGTATGATGAAACAATAGAAAGTTTTGATGACGGATTTTCAAAAGATAGAGTTGTGCCTGAATTTAAAGCATTCATTAATGCAGTAAATGAAAATGACTTGGAATTTTGCTACAGACAGCTGGAAAAAAGCCTGCTGGTAAGTGAAGTGCAGACAAAGGCTAGACTTGAGGCGGGTATTAAGTTTCCTCAGGATTAATAAAAAGAGGGGGTCTTTAATGAGGAAATTCAAAAAATTACTGCTTCAAATCTAAAAAATAATGGAATAAATATAGATAGAAAAAAATATTTAGAAGAGATAATAGAATATGGATTGATAGAAAAAGAAAGGCAATAATTGATAAAAGTCAATTATAACGGTGAAAAAATGGAAAAATATAAAAAATTTTGGG
The nucleotide sequence above comes from Leptotrichia hongkongensis. Encoded proteins:
- a CDS encoding glycosyl hydrolase; amino-acid sequence: MKRNKFKWIGIFSSVSTILLAETNSIKKNTLVKINENISKENSLYLSNENLKESDNKKDDLQEELNINTVDEIYSFIKDNTIFKNGKNNTTVTSEHKENSYNLSENDLKLDQMIKNSNKNNSLKYETEYFFNNQHKLYKEKNDKGDKYQYEGVYKRSNDIFLRTVSPNSDSYNSYTKSLKNENMKNSALTNPNNRNNDNNYGIANIKIEQEPIVSNKASSTSTLMPNIDLNVVAKPVEFDKSKASITLPVIMVNDLQGTGTALGTKGITMPALTYTPTNLTSRQKLMNALKYYANAGTPIMGQQHGIDVSISPQNSSGYSSDIYSVTGKYPAVIGMHFGEQPTHWTKSIQNNSQLMADYIKKANSLGAIFTASSEIPNPTKYENNHDGKSDDKTGNPDLDQFSSTGAYANQFNTWIQTIVETAKLAVAPDGTPIPWVLRVFHEQNGDWPWWGEPNQSHNKIKAAFRRVHEALVAAGVRDQILLAYAPNGDFGGGSDLNRYMADYPGDDVIDVLGYDAYWQSASQSEANWINLVAGDMRMIGNQAKSTGKVAALTEYGRLGSHAMSATNNTWFQTPVAQALQGTGTSYAMTWTQWPTEYQLPWVGHVAENDMKTAPWLLAPINLNAGSPMNTSVTSGNLNIRQNVNLDNSSDLFYSSNFNLSNITLDAGNTISGSTVAGNKNYILGQTNYVGSSGNNAIQVTNKGVINFTGNNTTALLSDNGTVTNDTTGTIKLTGTGNVGMLGSANSVIENRGNIEVGSQSVGIYGVNVLPANNIWGNKNISISNSGNIVAAAGGRDIVGIFAANNGAVSTINSSGNIDLSSATNSVGIAVSNGTLQVTGNILTGDNSVGIYAVGENTSVGQNSALNTGNNSVNVLLSGDNQVLSSQTDKVIIGNNSFGYVATGQNNNIVTGYAGNTGSVTLNTNSVFLYSSDKTGNIINYNHLKSAGNQNYGLITAGKLINYGNIDFGSGTGNVGIYSYSKNAITTPQVAENLGTITVSRSTVGNIGIGMAAGYEDGLGYVKNSGIIKVTTPGSVGMYATGNGSIAENAGTIELSGTSRNIGMYVDNGATALNTGTITTTGTGNNGQIGIAVFNGTLNNQGSINIDASNGYGLLLSNAVIKNYGSMNITTGSGALPILEKKTATGLEKAMGTDGIDRIKINTANGTITLNNTPQEIQLVNTVNPKASSNVSNPVSSVGIYVDTSGVAKTNPVNNLGALANMQSADLIIGTEAAQSTDKKYIQLGQNITSPFIGMIKNSGIKEWNVYSGSLTWMAGMTANTNGIGNIYLAKVPYTVFAGDKENSRQTYNFLDGLERRYGVEKEGSEKELFNKLNNIGNNEEILFTQAVDEMMGHQYANVQSRIKTTGDTVTREVNGLIKDEAEQNDRIKVFGSKDEYKTDTAGITDYKNNTYGIAYVHKNDLDSDDTGGWYAGAVNNNFQFKDIGKSRENQTLFKGGVFKTVTFDKDKNLKWTVSGEGFFGINSMNRRFLVVDNVFNAKSNYYSYGLGMRNEIGKEIRLNDKMSIRPYGALNMEYGRFNRIKEKNGDMRLKVKENDYFSAKPEIGTEFKYVQPLTANTTLVLGTGIAYEIELGSMGANRAKVAYTDADWYNLRSEKEGRKGNVKLDLNFGIQNQGLGVTANLGYDTKGDNVRGGLGIKASF
- a CDS encoding EexN family lipoprotein — its product is MKKIRIYLIATSIVVFTSCGNKYSVENLKKNNNLLKETVQKCKIKRDEKICKNVEKAQSELALEAWNKVKPEIEAKLDKISKELLAGNFTTSMENTPERLWEWEAKNASTTPQKAKEITLQLLMNALKYIKIEKVEYDFENVKIGQTNTGRNYVIIPTKSIVSGQGKKVELNQKSLVFEDKNKWYIVNINERNKHILKELYSDFKDVNIG
- a CDS encoding thiamine-binding protein, with the protein product MKKKEINASIAIQVLPNVVGNEEIVRVVDEVIEFIKSKGLKMNVAPFETTVEGDFDELMEIVKECQVVAVKAGADGVMSYVKINYKPKGDILKIDEKISKYNR
- a CDS encoding ABC transporter permease, which encodes MKKFQNITDKIAPGIIIAVLLMIWQILSMVNIIPKFMLPSPFEVVKAFVLDFPLLMEHTKITLLEAFLGLGLGIILGFAVAVIMDRFEYAYKMIYPVLIISQTIPTVAIAPLLVLWLGYGILPKITLIVMTSFFPITIGLLDGFSSADKDMLNLLKTMGATPFQNFVHVKLPGSLGYFFAGLRISVSYSIIGAVVAEWLGGFSGLGVYMTRVRKSYSFDKMFAVIFLISAISLLLMYLVKKIQKWCMVWEK
- a CDS encoding ABC transporter substrate-binding protein, which codes for MKKISKILILCLILVLAVSCGKSKNNQKIKIVLDWVPNTNHTGLYVAKDLGYFKEEGLDVEIVQPPEGSTTALIGAGGAEFGISFQDTLAKSFAKENPVPVTAVAAILQHNTSGIISLKEKGIDSPKKLEGKKYATWEDNIEQAILKKLVTDDKGDFSKVKLIPYTITDVVTGLKTDVDAVWVYYAWDGIATERAGLQTNFLKIRDYGEELDYYSPVIIANNDFLKKNPEIAKKVLKAIKKGYEYAMKNPEESAKILVKNSPELDINLVTASQKWISKEYQSDAKEWGIIDGNRWNRFYEWLYKNKAVEREIPKNFGYSNEYLK
- a CDS encoding ABC transporter ATP-binding protein, whose product is MKKDKKLEIKDISISFENKKVLENVSIDLYENELVCILGVSGAGKTTLFNIIAGLLKPDCGNVKMNGEDITGKSGKISYMLQKDLLLPHKKIIDNVALPLVIRGENKNKAREIAKPYFKDFGLEGTENLYPSKLSGGMKQRAALLRTYLFSSEVALLDEPFSALDAITKHKIHSWYLNIMNKIKMSTLFITHDIDEAILLSDRIYILAGSPGKIAAQINVDLKNSQDKSYNNEEVIMSEKFIQYKREILKYL
- a CDS encoding GNAT family N-acetyltransferase, producing MEIRHVVNEGFFIFGENGDELAKLTYRKEGEKLYFESTVVSSELRGQGIAGKLFDAGVKYARENGYKIVPICSYIVKKFESGEYDDLKA
- a CDS encoding Gfo/Idh/MocA family protein, which codes for MKLGIVGSGMIVQEFLPSLVQLEGLEIVGMQGTKKSIGKVEEICVKYGILKFTDDFNKLCEFGIDTVYIAVPNFLHFEYCKKALEKGLNVIVEKPMTTNYRQAKELSDLAKEKKLFLFEAITTLYFENYKKIKDWIGKIGDVKLVQSQYSQYSSRYDAFKRGEILPVFDPEKAGGALMDLGLYNLHYVLGLFGKPENAKYYANIEQNIDTSGVLMIEYKNFNAMCVCAKDSEGKRIGVIQGSEGKIISEEAPSLVGKVTLKMYDETIESFDDGFSKDRVVPEFKAFINAVNENDLEFCYRQLEKSLLVSEVQTKARLEAGIKFPQD